One Xiphophorus hellerii strain 12219 chromosome 24, Xiphophorus_hellerii-4.1, whole genome shotgun sequence DNA window includes the following coding sequences:
- the LOC116715529 gene encoding DNA-binding protein SATB2-like — MEQCGGAGGGPESPDLPDRASPEERGAKPESPACSGPPQCKMSRLEVNGSPANPQIQQNGGTPLRPLGGLMIPIYCVVEHVDAAGDCDSRSDRHAEFVLVRKDVLFTQLVETALVALGYSHNSAAQARGIIKVGRWKPMPIHYLTDAPEATVADMLLDVYHMVTLRILLHSFSRLEDLPSEQWTHATVRNALKELLRETNQSTVAKESPLSQSMISAIVNSSYYATVSTSKCHEFGRWYKRYKRFKGEYNEKMWSSLEKSDIKVERDLDLSILNHRPPPLLPSPGHLATLGAPGALPIKSTLGDAHSPPQPHSLPHPAGPNHPRPPLRPQASTLLGHGGLLSPQLSPQLVRQQLAMAHLINQQLAVSRLLAHQHPQGVNQQFLNHPPISRTCKVSGVAADPGLSCSGAEVSSDIYQQVRNELKRASVSQAVFARVAFNRTQGLLSEILRKEEDPRSASQSLLVNLKAMQNFLNLPEAERDRIYQEERERSTSTNHATTHISSSSSCSSSSSTIRHTQTKCTISGPELQLKLDSLANITSGIYEEIQQEMKRAKVSQALFAKVAANKSQGWLCELLRWKESPSPENRTLWENLCTIRRFLALPQVDRDQVYEEESRQQHSDRLHTVLHIPDQQPFHRHPLPPLTTPSPVHEEPQPVALMPSLQCPEDMPQRGLSPGLGGGAKKSRSRTKISLEALGILQSFIGDVGLYPDQEAIHTLSAQLDLPKHTIVKFFQNQRYNVKHHSQTREDDQESSSPSEGGACATESREEEALSPSEELSEDGRGSVEMFRTERDVNDGEAEMEAEKEEVDDEKTSGPPTSSLSPYSSVDSPHSAEQQR, encoded by the exons ATGGAGCAGTGCGGAGGAGCAGGAGGGGGGCCGGAGAGCCCGGACCTTCCTGACCGAGCCAGCCCGGAGGAGAGGGGGGCAAAACCCGAGAGCCCGGCCTGCAGCGGACCCCCGCAGTGCAAGATGAGCCGCCTGGAGGTGAACGGCAGCCCGGCTAACCCGCAGATCCAGCAGAACGGCGGCACACCGCTGAGACCGTTAGGAG GTTTGATGATCCCCATCTACTGCGTGGTGGAGCACGTAGACGCAGCCGGCGACTGCGACAGCCGCAGCGACCGTCACGCCGAGTTTGTGCTGGTCCGTAAAGACGTGCTCTTTACGCAGCTGGTGGAAACGGCACTCGTTGCCCTGGGATACTCGCACAACTCAGCAGCGCAGGCTCGAG GCATTATTAAAGTAGGACGATGGAAGCCGATGCCCATCCATTACCTGACGGACGCTCCAGAAGCAACAGTGGCGGACATGTTGCTGGATGTTTACCACATGGTTACGCTGCGGATTCTCTTGCACAG CTTTTCTCGGCTGGAGGATCTGCCGTCGGAGCAGTGGACCCACGCCACAGTGAGAAACGCGCTCAAAGAGCTCCTCAGAGAAACCAACCAGAGCACTGTGGCTAAGGAGAGTCCCCTGTCCCAG AGTATGATCTCAGCGATTGTGAACAGTTCCTACTACGCAACTGTCTCCACCTCCAAATGCCACGAGTTTGGGCGCTGGTACAAGAGATACAAACGCTTTAAAG GTGAATACAATGAAAAGATGTGGTCCTCACTGGAAAAGTCGGACATAAAAG TAGAGAGAGATTTGGACCTGAGTATCCTCAACCACCGTCCTCCACCTCTGCTTCCGTCTCCCGGCCATTTGGCCACGTTGGGCGCTCCAGGAGCCCTTCCCATCAAAAGCACCCTGGGTGACGCTCACTCCCCCCCTCAGCCTCACAGTCTGCCTCATCCTGCCGGCCCGAACCACCCTAGACCCCCACTCCGTCCCCAGGCCTCCACCCTGCTGGGTCACGGCGGACTGCTGTCCCCCCAGCTCTCCCCGCAGCTCGTTCGCCAGCAGCTCGCCATGGCTCACCTCATCAACCAGCAGCTGGCAGTCAGCCGCCTACTCGCCCACCAGCACCCTCAGGGAGTCAACCAGCAGTTCCTCAATCACCCGCCCATCTCGCGGACCTGTAAGGTGTCCGGGGTCGCTGCAGACCCCGGCCTGAGCTGCTCGGGTGCTGAAGTCTCCTCTGACATCTATCAGCAAGTCAGGAATGAACTGAAAAGAGCGAGCGTTTCTCAAGCCGTGTTTGCCCGCGTTGCTTTCAACCGCACGCAG GGGTTGCTGTCGGAGATCCTTCGGAAGGAGGAGGACCCTCGCTCGGCCTCGCAGTCTCTGCTCGTCAACCTCAAGGCGATGCAAAACTTCCTCAACCTGCCAGAGGCCGAGCGAGACCGCATCTACCAGGAGGAGAGAGAGCGGAGCACCAGCACCAACCACGCCACCACCCAcatctccagcagcagcagctgcagcagcagcagcagcacaatcagacacacacag ACTAAATGCACCATCTCCGGtccagagctgcagctgaagctcGACTCGCTCGCCAACATCACGTCGGGGATCTACGAGGAGATCCAGCAGGAGATGAAGCGGGCGAAGGTCTCCCAGGCTCTGTTCGCTAAGGTCGCTGCTAATAAGAGTCAG GGTTGGCTATGTGAGCTGCTCAGGTGGAAGGAGAGTCCGAGCCCTGAGAACCGCACTCTGTGGGAGAACCTGTGCACCATCCGACGGTTCCTGGCCTTACCGCAGGTCGACAGAGACCAGGTCTACGAGGAGGAGTCCAGGCAGCAGCACAGCGACAGACTCCACACCGTCCTGCACATCCCAGATCAGCAG CCTTTCCACAgacatcctcttcctcctttaaCCACTCCATCGCCAGTCCATGAAGAGCCTCAGCCCGTCGCCCTGATGCCATCGTTGCAGTGTCCGGAGGACATGCCGCAGCGAGGTTTGAGTCCCGGCCTGGGAGGCGGAGCGAAGAAGTCCAGATCTCGGACAAAGATCTCCCTGGAGGCCTTGGGGATCCTGCAGAGCTTCATCGGCGACGTGGGACTCTACCCGGACCAGGAGGCCATTCACACCTTGTCAGCCCAGCTAGACCTTCCCAAACACACCATTGTCAAGTTCTTCCAGAACCAGCGCTACAACGTGAAACATCACAGCCAGACCCGAGAGGACGACCAGGAGAGCTCCAGCCCCAGCGAAGGAGGCGCCTGCGCCACcgagagcagagaggaggaggccCTGTCTCCTTCTGAGGAGCTCAGCGAGGACGGCAGGGGTTCAGTGGAGATGTTCAGAACAGAGCGGGACGTGAACGACGGCGAGGCGGAGATGGAGGCGGAGAAGGAAGAGGTAGACGATGAGAAAACCTCAGGACCGCCAACTTCCTCTCTGTCTCCCTACAGCAGCGTGGACAGCCCCCACTCTGCTGAACAGCAGAGATAA